A genomic window from Glycine soja cultivar W05 chromosome 10, ASM419377v2, whole genome shotgun sequence includes:
- the LOC114370310 gene encoding uncharacterized protein LOC114370310, whose protein sequence is MSREFDMIDMGLMSYYLGMEVKQTENGIFVSQESYTKEVLKKFNMLDCNPVNTPMEGGLKLSKFDEGEKVDSTVFKSLVGSLRYLTNTRPDILYAVGVVCCFTEAPTSPHLKAAKRILRYLKGTIDFGLFYSPSNNYKLVGFCDSDFAGDVDDRKSTTGFVFFYG, encoded by the coding sequence ATGTCTCGTGAATTTGATATGATAGATATGGGACTCATGTCATATTACTTGGGAATGGAAGTGAAGCAAACAGAGAATGGTATCTTTGTCTCACAAGAAAGCTACACAAAAGAAGTgttgaagaaatttaatatgCTTGATTGCAATCCCGTGAACACACCTATGGAAGGTGGCTTGAAGTTATCAAAGTTTGATGAAGGAGAGAAGGTAGACTCCACGGTCTTCAAGAGTCTTGTGGGGAGTTTAAGGTACCTAACCAATACAAGGCCCGATATTCTATATGCGGTGGGAGTTGTGTGTTGCTTTACGGAGGCTCCTACCTCTCCTCATCTAAAAGCCGCAAAAAGAATTCTTCGTTACTTGAAGGGTacaattgattttggattgttTTATTCTCCCTCCAATAACTATAAGCTTGTGGGATTTTGTGATAGTGATTTTGCCGGAGATGttgatgatagaaaaagtactaccggatttgtatttttttatgggtGA